The Toxotes jaculatrix isolate fToxJac2 chromosome 21, fToxJac2.pri, whole genome shotgun sequence genome includes a region encoding these proteins:
- the LOC121201580 gene encoding dynein assembly factor 3, axonemal-like, with translation MSAGRAAEGAGCITWWGFSPALDLLSTGPVRHEGEVNVLLVGSADPRHILKTIASLQKEESLHVWVIENSMEVMARQLLLLYLALMPQESMGLNEKTEVYLEVFGNSEIRSQTEEILSRAASQLSLCVTETMETATHPCLDTTLLKFKERDELARIFKSWIPPQSSSSSSAYSVPICMSKAWDYRVRQHLGTRYDSKKGCFDWDLTMKLHEKGCGVINKQQYAQWRERGLAFEMREGVYQITNPSLLSSRVFSQKGNKVAVRGYWGDIVSSPYFSFGIETDDKSLLKTQNGQHIKTAQDISIENVQALFQSLSSRRGCPSTSQSDTQIDQKSVTIDDLMCLNGISVTFLPLDSLYKLPGKQKYSHFFHAIYFSASCVHQLGPMMRQIAAPDAVVVMELAKYLLDLNKEQEAGFAKKVTSIALEAGFELWPDRKRNDVHAVFIPQEK, from the exons ATGAGTGCCGGACGAGCAGCTGAAGGCGCCGGCTGCATCACCTGGTGGGGCTTCAGTCCTGCGCTCGACCTGCTGAGCACAG gCCCTGTGAGACATGAAGGGGAGGTCAATGTTTTACTGGTTGGCAGTGCAGATCCACGGCATATTTTGAAGACCATTGCTAGTTTGCAGAAGGAAGAAAGCCTTCAT GTGTGGGTGATAGAAAATAGCATGGAGGTGATGGCAAGACAGCTGCTTCTCCTCTACCTGGCACTGATGCCCCAGGAAAGCATGGGACTTAATG agaagacagaggttTACCTGGAGGTGTTTGGGAACAGTGAGATCCGCAGTCAAACAGAGGAAATACTGAGCCGTGCAGcatcacagctctctctctgtgttactgAAACAATGGAGACAGCCACACACCCTTGTCTGGACACAACTCTACTTAAG TTCAAGGAGCGAGATGAGCTGGCCAGAATATTTAAATCATGGATCCCACCTCagtcttcatcatcttcatctgcaTATTCTGTTCCTATCTGCATGTCCAAAGCCTGGGATTACCGGGTCAGGCAGCACCTTGGGACGCGCTACGACTCTAAGAAAGGCTGCTTCGACTGGGACCTTACAATGAAACTGCACGAGAAAGGG tgtggTGTCATCAACAAGCAGCAATATGCCCAATGGAGGGAACGGGGTTTGGCCTTCGAAATGAGGGAAGGTGTCTACCAAATAACCAATCCAAGTTTGCTCTCATCAAGAGTGTTTAGTCAG AAAGGGAACAAAGTGGCTGTGAGGGGTTACTGGGGAGACATAGTGTCCAGTCCTTACTTCTCCTTTGGCATTGAAACTGATGACAAGAGCTTACTGAAGACACAGAATGGACAGCATATCAAG ACAGCCCAGGACATCTCCATTGAAAACGTGCAGGCATTGTTCCAGTCCCTGTCCAGTAGACGGGGCTGCCCTTCTACTtctcagtcagacacacagattGACCAAAAATCTGTCACCATTGATG ACTTGATGTGTCTGAATGGGATCTCCGTCACATTCCTGCCTCTGGACTCACTTTACAAACTGCcaggaaaacagaaatactCCCACTTCTTCCACGCCATTTATTTCTCTGCCAG CTGTGTGCACCAGTTGGGCCCGATGATGAGACAGATTGCAGCACCAGACGCTGTGGTTGTCATGGAGTTGGCCAA GTACCTTTTGGATCTGAACAAAGAACAAGAAGCAGGCTTTGCGAAGAAAGTGACGAGCATCGCTCTCGAGGCTGGATTTGAACTGTGGCCTGACAGGAAGAGGAATGACGTTCATGCCGTTTTCATACCACAGGAGAAGTAA